A genomic region of Homalodisca vitripennis isolate AUS2020 chromosome 5, UT_GWSS_2.1, whole genome shotgun sequence contains the following coding sequences:
- the LOC124361958 gene encoding protein dj-1beta-like yields MAAVTLPLSYNLINRISRFHHCTSILRGSVIKTGSGSKSNCFINSIHSKYYCGTKMKSALVLIVDGSEEMEFTISADVLRRAGVAVTVAGVEGSNPVKCSRDVVIVPDTSLAEAVKKGPYDALVLPGGAGYVKFSASAEVGNALKEQEKAGRIVAAICAAPAVLKAHGIAKGKSLTSYPSVKEELVSDYKYSEDKVVIDGNLVTSRGPGTAFDFALALAEKLTDKENAEKVKKAMLL; encoded by the exons ATGGCTGCGGTGACCTTGCCATTGAGTTATAACCTAATCAATAGAATAAGTAGGTTTCACCACTGTACTTCCATTTTACGTGGTAGTGTTATTAAAACCGGGTCTGGGTCGAAGAGTAACTGTTTTATAAACTCAATTCACAGTAAATATTATTGTGGAACAAAGATGAAGTCAGCCCTTGTACTAATTGTTGACGGTTCAGAAGAAATGGAATTCACAATATCAGCCGACGTACTTCGCCGAGCCGGC GTAGCTGTGACAGTGGCCGGTGTGGAAGGCTCCAACCCTGTCAAATGCTCCAGAGATGTGGTAATAGTACCAGATACTAGTTTGGCAGAAGCAGTCAAGAAAGGTCCATATGATGCACTTGTACTTCCCGGAGGTGCTGGATATGTGAAGTTTTCAGCG TCTGCAGAGGTTGGGAACGCTCTGAAAGAACAAGAGAAAGCTGGTCGTATTGTTGCTGCTATATGTGCAG CACCAGCAGTACTGAAGGCTCATGGGATTGCTAAGGGGAAGAGTCTGACATCCTATCCTAGTGTCAAAGAAGAACTGGTCAGTGACTACAAGTACAGTGAGGACAAGGTCGTTATTGATG GAAACTTGGTTACCAGCAGGGGTCCTGGAACTGCCTTTGACTTTGCCCTGGCCCTTGCAGAAAAGCTTACAGACAAGGAAAATGCTGAGAAGGTGAAAAAGGCAATGTTGCTTTAA